Proteins from one Rhizoctonia solani chromosome 5, complete sequence genomic window:
- a CDS encoding Retrovirus-related Pol polyprotein from transposon, whose amino-acid sequence MPRHSTPRSSVLPRDSIPTDSPNNPFGPTRYSIEQSSPEELVIHQPIQPYESPIKPHASMPALEDPQEGPSSSRRISPHSHKSSSRHSPRLSPLEYEAIQEANKLAKPSSSIRKPSPFGHKTSSATFQRMIPVFELPDIEMLEPSSSKPQPSEPMNSHELKRSKGKTSEAHISKHRETQAALLDPNDRSFTNDPAIQKYLPYSPSTTLYPLNEESPGEFNYQPDFYRQLGRVFYHVEIPPAHENRYPSPSCEQWASHYFKLLDTVVTFRPTCRITTKLVPAQEINHWPEYGKLHIDLNKLIKRTVHSVYDMEELLPIPEWPEHDCLFTSHSFEVAAVTYRDQMERFIQKLYEILGRQLQTGPPSPVISAGHLSEVEPGQEHLRDRTLQLKQDMTLLVPKSSRASSVTPQEAAQENLLRSLIKPTSQVTIASPLLPEPQVSPPTETLHTSSSTPPGQPPSSLHSSKASLTVTMQPRYLGPDNGTSLIPSEPLPPPPSSIATSSSRSIPLGRIPEESPHVTLQVPPTLERTERLRREATRSLGPRPPTPRPTIVPSTSSEETLPSSPRGNASVPIAQPSAIPPFNIQALEDYINNLSDGSIDGLSSSESSTGRDQVAPELIAPATPADSITSVSSAATHTMQIPVAQSTPRIRSQVEEDNVRNIPYNPPLSNAARRVSLAGPSIPLRDPPPHADFINRRSSLGANWRSSGRPAIPAESFTRVSTIPEERSSRLAESAHRRPTSSPESRRTPLSIHTNLPYLQEQPAPVTREEANMSRRGNFLAPLIAPVPQLQVPPAPPIDRTRLPPHIVGRMVSSRRFSELFNDPPPRDQLRDRLAPLAEGGGGNDPPYDSDEGDFDNSGRRRNNPPRRNGGGPPNNPEDPGNEPYAQANAARARPFNPAPVHFDTKLKPDIIPEWDGDTKKLLRWMTSINNIAEYSSYTRIQLGQQIPLRFTGRALRWFNALDKDYRQIITEDWPALRQAITIHFMNRTFLNRSKNEAMRIRFRDKDHSEETPEDYVIRKMEALTIVSDWTDSELIFEIMNGAPKSWTTHIDTSRIVTWEDFLDKIAWHEEDLLGKDSSHNSDIQRQLHQMQSTLKRLEGNRHSRPSARSHLAGSKPVGWHQNNPPPKYPKDDSTVSKGKTPKDKKARPCRHCGSMMHWDRDCKHAKKNSRFVQSHMAQADDDEWEAQEAYEDLCDEAYLDETEYDTEGEESVSEEEQDFHKPLQSLAVSTSSAKPSSGSQEEQHGLEGTTVSQGTNSADQGSKESDSSVFSGYVQPKLPTRKSLNKKLKMASSHTAIAKIGEEITLKRLMSRPPGTAFFGSKATIIKGWLQTNNGPKKRITFDSGSEITLINESILKTLDPSPRVRIGQKLKLIQVTGNSSLSQYISLPIIFDTEQGLVKMIVEAYIVPDMNTPFILGTDFASQYQLSLVRNGDGTRIVFGDTGRSIPVEESDSSPRIDQQGNTFMVEVAQGFIKNSEKIKISKKAYKKRLQHRKLPPNTVKVKVYETVTIPAHTIKLIKVKTTWKEGQASGFMDRSFNSHQQEEHLFAITDCLIDRNNPKIQVSNLSEHPLRLQGGEILGYMHDPNEYLAKEKDITKEEKDSIIKYATLVQAMVQRKAEEKPTVQEEELMKSPEGGPKTAEVPDPEPVPSDRFLQEVNFSEHLTPNQRTKLEKVLRKHELAFGLDGRLGTHNTQLEIRLRPGTKEISLTPYHASPAKREVIDKQIEEWLKLGVIEPSKSAWGFPVIVVYCNSKPRLCVDYRRLNEVAVPDEYPLPKQTDILHALEGSQWLTTLDALAGFTQLTIKEEDRKKLAFRCHNGHWQPTKLLFGYRNGPAEFQRVMNRILSRFLWQFALVYIDDIVIYSVKFEDHCNHLDQVLGAIEEAEITLSPKKCHIGYQSLLLLGQKVSRLGLSTHKEKVDAILELEPPKNVPTLQTFLGMMTYFSSYIPFYSWIVAPLFKLLKKGTAWSWEEKEQQAFELAKEALASAPVMAYPIIGKPYRLYTDACNYGLGGILQQVQSIKIKDLKGTKAYKYLRGEYDKGNPVPRMTIPASKQRDNVTGGDTWDKQDFEETTVQVERVIAYWSRILKEAERNYSPTEREALALKEALVKFQVYLEGAEFVAITDHAALTWSKTYNNVNRRLMTWGLVFSAYPGMQIVHRAGRVHDNADPISRLRRRTPYHTSPLADQLTPLKLNMEEDPLRNLYKEINERFEEKLLRVASAFTQSYKIGNSQKPIKKWIPTPAEAISYPTTTSYSVEISINSEEITRFIEAYKKDSHFKQVMEEFKLHHNPLNPPFHQYQIGDNGLIYFIDSQEKYWLCVPRDLQVDILKENHDNLNQGAHAGYAKTYHRIASVYYWPKMARSIQKGFLQPLPIPQQPFEVVSMDFIMDLPPSNNYNAILVIVDKLTKYGHFIPCTTQIDEVQTAQLFHDHIWCHYGLPRQVITDRDARWTGAFWGHLVSMLGIRQALTTAHHPQSDGQTEILNQTTEVAIRVFTNPAKDNWSKLLSGFAHSYNTSVHTSTQQTPAFLLRGFQPLTSANLLALTSENIPRPAQESQTAEEFKESMELARSLAKDALKVAQNYQQKYYNSDKTHVTFEPGNLVFINPHSLNLLKHQSGKGNKLNMRYEGPFEVMESISPVAYRIRLPASYRIHPIINIAHLESYKASPPEFGSRPTQNIPREDFQQMPEYEVERIVEERTIKKGNKRIRQYKIRWLGYSSEHDRWRTEKELRNAPEVIKEWKRTSGSTIHPNHRKKKEF is encoded by the exons atgcctagacatagtacccctagaagctctgtgcttcctagagACAGCATACCTACAGATAGTCCCAACAACCCTTTTGGACCTACTAGGTACTCTATTGAGCAATCCTCTCCTGAGGAGCTAGTGATTCATCAACCTATCCAACCCTATGAATCACCCATCAAGCCACATGCTTCCATGCCAGCCTTGGAAGACCCTCAAGAAGGACCTagtagctcaagaagaaTATCACCCCACtctcataagtcatcatccagacactctccaagattgtctcctttggaatatgaagctattcaggaagcaaacaagctagctaagccaagttcttctaTAAGGAAGCCTTCACCTTTTGGTCATAAGACTAGTTCAGCTACCTTCCAGAGGATGATACCTGTATTTGAACTCCCTGATATAGAGATGTTGGAACCTTCCTCTAGTAAACCTCAGCCCTCTGAGCCTATGAactctcatgagcttaagagaTCTAAAGGAAAGACTTCTGAAGCTCACATATCTAAGCATAGGGAAACTCAAGCTGCCTTACTGGATCCTAATGATAGGtcttttactaatgaccCAGCAATCCAGAAGTACCTACCCTATTCTCCTTCCACTACCTTATACCCTCTAAATGAAGAATCTCCAggagaattcaactatcagcctGACT TCTACAGGCAGCTAGGAAgagtattctatcatgtggagATACCTCCAGCCCATGAGAATCGCTACCCCTCACCTTCTTGTGAGCAATgggcttctcactacttcaaactactagatactgtagtaacCTTTAGACCTACATGTCGCATTACTACCAAGTTAGTtcctgctcaagaaatcaaccatTGGCCTGAATATGGTAAGTTACACATAGACCTGAATAAACTAATCAAGAGAACTGTTCATAGTGTCTATGACATGGAGGAGCTACTGCCCATTCCTGAATGGCCAGAACATGACTGTTTATTCACCTCTCATTCCTTTGAGGTAGCTGCTGTCACTTATAGGGATCAGATGGAGCGTTTCATTCAGAAGCTATATGagatccttggtagacaacttcagactggaccaccttccccagtcatctctgcaggacatctcagtgaggtagaacctggacaagaacaCCTTAGGGATAGGACCCTACAACTCAAGCAAGATATGACCCTTTTAGTGCCCAAAAgttctagagcctcttctgtcactccacaggaggcggctcaagaaaacttactaagGAGTCTTATCAAGCCCACAAGTCAAGTTACTATTGCTAGTCCTTTACTTCCAGAACCTCAAGTTTCTCCTCCAACTGAAACCCTTCACACATCCAGTAGCACTCCcccaggacaacctcctagtagtcttcattcatccaaagcctctcttactgttactatgcaaccTAGGTATTTAGGACCTGATAATGGAACCTCACTTATTCCCTCAGAACCTTTACCACCTCCTCCTAGCTCTATtgctacttcttcctctagatCTATACCCTTAGGAAGAATACCAGAAGAGTCACCCCATGTAACATTACAAGTCCCACCTACCTTAGAAAGGACTGAGAGACTTAGGAGAGAAGCTACTAGATCTCTAGGACCTAGACCACCTACTCCTAGACCCACTATAGTCCCTTCCACTAGTTCAGAAGAAACCTTACCATCATCACCTAGAGGTAATGCAAGTGTTCCTATTGCACAACCTTCAGCtatacctcctttcaatatacaagcccttgaagactacatcaacaatctttcagatggaagtatagatggcttaagttcttctgaatcatcaactggaagagaccaagtagccccaGAACTAATAGCCCCAGCTACTCCTGCTGATTCTATCACTTCTGTCTCAAGTGCTGCTACTCATACCATGCAAATTCCAGTAGCACAGTCTACTCCCAGGATTAGGAGCCAAGTAGAAGAAGATAATGTTAGGAATATACCTTATAATCCACCTTTAAGCAATGCTGCTagaagagttagccttgcaggcccaagtatccctcttagagatccacctccacatgctGACTTTATTAATcgcagatcttccttgggagcaaattggcgatcctcaggaagaccagctataccagctgaatcctttaccagagtatctacaatcccagaagagcgctcctctagactagctgaaagtgcccacaggagacctacctcctctcctgaatcaagaagaactcctctaagtatccataccaatttaccttacttacaggagcagccagcaccAGTTACTAGAGAAGAAGCTAATATGAGTAGGAGAGGAAACTTCTTAGCCCCTCTGATAGCACCTGTCCCACAACTTCAagtacctccagcaccacccattgacaggactaggttacctcctcatattgtaggacgtatggtctcctctagaaggtttagtgagctgtttaatgatccacctcctagggatcaacttagagatagactagctcccttagctgaaggaggaggaggaaatgaccCACCATATGATAGCGATGAGGGAGATTTTGATAACTCTGGTAGAAGAAGGAACAATCCACCTAGAAGAAATGGAGGAGGACCTCCCAACAACCCAGAAGATccaggaaatgaaccatatgctcaagcaaatgcagctagagctagacctttcAATCCAGCTCCTGTACATTTTGATACTAAGCTGAAACCTGACATAATCCCAGAGTGGGATGGAGACACTAAGAAGCTGTTgcgctggatgacatccatcaacaacatagctgagtatagtagctacactagaattcagcttggacagcagattcctctcaggttcacaggaagagctcttagatggttcaatgcattagataaggactataggcaaattataactgaagattggccagcacttaggcaagctatcactatccacttcatgaataggaccttcctgaacagaagcaagaatgaagccatgcgcatcaggttcagggataaagatcattcagaagagactccagaagactatgtcatcaggaagatggaagctctcactattgtcagtgactggactgactctgaattaatctttgaaatcatgaatggtgctcctaagtcctggaccacgcatatagacacctcaagaatagtcacttgggaagacttccttgacaagattgcatggcatgaggaggaccttttgggaaaagattcttctcataactctgacatacagcgtcaactacaccagatgcaatctactctcaagagactagaaggaaacaggcactctaggccaagtgcgcgctcacacttagcaggatctaaaccagtaggatggcatcaaaataatcctccaccaaaataccctaaggatgactctacagtatctaaaggtaaaactcctaaagacaagaaagctagaccttgtagacactgtggaagtatgatgcactgggatagagactgtaagcatgctaagaagaactccagatttgtgcaatcacatatggcacaagcagatgatgatgaatgggaagcacaggaagcttatgaagatctctgtgatgaagcctaccttgatgaaacagaatatgacactgaaggagaagagtctgtttctgaggaagagcaggattttcataagccccttcagtcattagctgtctctacctccagcgctaagcccagctctggatcccaggaggaacagcatggtctggaggggaccactgtcagccagggtactaactctgctgaccagggcagtaaggaatctgattcatctgtattttctggatatgtacaacccaagctccccaccAGGAAAAGCCTTaataagaaactgaaaatggctagtagtcatacagctattgccaaaattggagaagaaatcactctcaagcgattaatgtcaagaccaccaggaactgctttctttggatccaaagccaccatcatcaaaggttggcttcagacaaataatggacctaagaagcgcatcacctttgactcaggatcagagatcactctcattaatgagtcaatacttaaaactctagatccatcacctagagtgcgcattggacaaaaactcaagttaattcaagttactgggaatagtagcttatcacagtatatttcccttcctatcatctttgatactgaacaaggattagttaaaatgattgtagaagCCTATATAGTTCCTGACATGAATACACCCTTTATCTTAGGAACAGACTTTGCATCTCAGTATCAACTGTCATTAGTTAGGAATGGAGATggaacaaggatagtttttggggatacaggacgttctattcctgtggaagaatcagattccagcccaagaattgaccaacaaggtaatacctttatggttgaagttgcgcaaggattcatcaagaattctgagaaaatcaagatctctaAGAAAGCCTACAAAAAGCGACTccaacataggaaattacctcccaatactgtcaaagtaaaagtctatgagacagttactatcccagcgcataccatcaagctcatcaaagtcaagacaacatggaaggaaggtcaagcctctggttttatggacagatctttcaattcccatcaacaagaagaacatctgtttgcaataacagactgcctgatagataggaacaatcctaagattcaggtttctaacctatcagaacatcctttaagattgcaaggaggagagattcttggatatatgcatgatcccaacgaataccttgcaaaggaaaaggacattactaaggaagaaaaagacagcattATCAAGTATGCTACCTTAGTACAAGCCATGGTGCAGAGGAAAGCTGAAGAGAAGCCTACtgtgcaagaagaggaattaatgAAGTCACCTGAAGGAGGACCTAAGACTGCTGAAGTACCTGACCCAGAACCTGTCCCTTCAGATAGATTTCTTCAAGAAGTTAATTTCTCAGAACATCTCACCCCTAATCAAAGGACTAAACTAGAAAAAGTTTTGCGCAAGCATGAGTTAGCCTTTGGATTAGATGGTAGACTTGGTACTCATAACACTCAACTGGAAATTAGACTAAggccaggaactaaagaaatatctctaaccccttaccatgcttctccagctaaaagagaagtcattgacaagcaGATTGAGGAATGGCTTAAACTTGGAGTCATTGAGCCATCCAAAAGTGCTTGGGGATTTCCTGTCATAGTAGTCTATTGCAACAGTAAACCCAGACTATGTGTGGATTACAGACGTCTCAATGAAGTAGCTGTACCAGATGAGTATCCCTTACCAAAGCAAACTGACATTTTGCATGCCTTGGAAGGATCTCAATGGCTTACTACCTTAGATGCGCTAGCTGGTTTCACTCAGCTAACCATTAAGGAGGAAGACAGAAAAAAACTTGCTTTCAGATGTCACAacggccattggcaacctaccaaactactctttggatataggaatggaccagcagagttccagcgtgtcatgaataggatactttcaagatttctatggcaatttgccctagtatatattgatgacatagtgatcTACAGTGTTAAGTTTGAAGaccattgcaatcacttagatcaagtcttaggagctattgaagaagctgaaatcaccctatctccaaagaaatgccacattggataccaatcactactattgctaggacagaaggtatcaagattaggtctatcaacccacaaggaaaaagttgatgctatcttagagttggaaccccctaaaaatgttcctaccttacagactttcctagggatgatgacttatttctctagctatattcccttctactcatggattgtagcgcctttgttcaagcttctcaagaaaggaacagcttggtcttgggaggaaaaggaacaacaagcatttgaacttgctaaagaggcccttgcatctgctccagtaatggcttatcctattattggaaaaccttacagattatatacagatgcatgcaactatggccttggaggaatattacagcaagtccaGTCAATCAAGATAAAAGACCTAAAAGGGACaaaggcatacaagtacttaaggggggaatatgataaaggaaacccagttcccagaatgacaattcctgcttccaagcagagagacaacgtgactgggggggatacatgggataagcaagactttgaagaaacaactgtacaagtAGAGCgagtcattgcttattggtcaaggattctaaaagaagcagaaagaaacTACTCTCCAACAGAGCGCGAAGCATTAGCCCTCAAGGAAGCACTTGTGaaatttcaggtatacttggaaggggctgaatttgttgctatcacagatcacgccgctctcacctggagcaagacttacaataatgtcaacagaagactcatgacatggggcttagtattctcagcctacccaggaatgcagattgtgcaccgcgcaggaagagtacatgacaatgcagatcctatctcaagacttaggaggagaACCCCATATCATACCAGCCCTCTGGCAGATCAATTGactccactcaagctcaatatggaggaagacccattaagaaacctctacaaggagataaatgaacgttttgaagagaaacttcttagagttgcaagcgcattcacccagagttacaaaattggaaatagccagaagcccatcaagaagtggatacccacaccggcagaagctatatcttatccaacaactacctcatactctgtggaaatatcaataaactcagaagaaatcacaaggttcatagaagcatacaagaaggactcccattttaagcaagtgatggaagagttcaagttgcaccacaatccactcaatccacccttccatcaataccagataggagataatggattgatctactttatagattcccaggaaaagtattggctatgtgtacctagggatctacaagtagatattttgaaggaaaatcatgataacctcaatcaaggagcacatgctggttatgctaagacatatcatcgaattgcttctgtttactattggcctaagatggctagaagcattcagaa aggattccttcaacctttacctattccacagcaaccctttgaagtagtatcaatggacttcatcatggatcttccaccaagtaacaactacaacgctatcctagttattgtggacaaactaactaagtatggacatttcatcccatgtactactcagatagatgaagtacaaacagcgcaactgttccatgatcacatatggtgtcaCTATGGTTTACCTCGGCAAGTAATCACTGATAGAGATGCTAGATGGACAGGAGCCTTTTGGGGTCACTTAGTTAGTATGTTAGGAATTCGGCAAGCACTCACCACtgcacatcatcctcagagtgatggacaaacagagataCTTAATCAAACTACAGAAGTGGCTATTAGAGTATTCACTAACCCAGCTAAGGACAATTGGAGTAAGCTTCTATCAGGATTTGCGCACTCATACAATACAagtgtgcatacatccacacaacAGACACCAGCCTTCCTACTCCGCGGATTCCAGCCTCTAACATCAGCCAACTTACTGGCTCTCACTTCTGAGAACATTCCAAgaccagcccaagaaagtcaaacagctgaagaattcaaggaatccaTGGAATTAGCACGATCATTAGCTAAGGACGCTCTCAAAGTAGCTCAGAATTATCAACAGAAATACtataattctgacaagacACATGTTACCTTTGAGCCAGGAAATTTAGTCTTCATCAATCCCCATTCCTTAAACTTACTCAAACATcagtcagggaaagggaataagctaaatatgcgttatgaaggaccatttgaagtcatggaaagcatatcacctgtagcatataggataagattacctgctagctatcgcatacacccaatcattaacatagcacacttggaatcttacaaggcatcacccccagagtttggaagccgacccactcagaatatacctagagaagacttccaacagatgcctgaatatgaggtggaaaggatagtagaagaaaggacaataaagaaaggcaacaagagAATTAGGCAGTACAAAATCCGTTGGCTTGGGTACAGCTCAGAACATGATAGATGGAGGACAGAGAAAGAATTAAGGAATGCTCCAGAAGTAATCAAAGAATGGAAGcgaacctctggctccactatccatcccaatcacaggaagaagaaggagttctaa
- a CDS encoding Retrotransposon-derived protein PEG10 gives MFPTNQEILSFLLMNMEDSTGAWAHPHLNQLGSHQAIIQTVKGFKLEFLAAFGNPDATRAAKQKITTLTQSSTCADYITKFRTLAMELDWNNAALRGQFAHGLHWEVSRRIAMRKHCPWTLLELQNAALVINNALCEEHASHLPKDNKPSKQSNPARGTSTSQQATSSKKLSNNPNNVLEEERNRCCTAGTCIKCRKMGHKFAECRTGWKGVKSCVNTGY, from the exons atgttcccaaccaatcaaGAGATCCTGTCtttcctcttgatgaacatgGAGGACTCcactggggcctgggcccatccccacctcaaccagcttgggtcacaccaGGCCATAATCCAAACGGTCAAAGGATTCAAACTGGAGttcttggcagcatttggcaaccctgatgcTACAAGGGCTGCCAAGCAGAAGATtaccaccctcacccagtccAGCACATGCGCAGActacattacaaagttcagaaccctagctatggaactggactggaacaatgcggcccttagaggccagtttgcccatggcctccattgggaggtcagccgccggATTGCCATGCGCAAACACTGTCCCTGGacactccttgagctgcaaaatgcagcacttgtcatcaacAATGCTCTCTGTGAAGAGCATGCTAGCCATCTGCCAAAGGATAATAAGCCTAGCAAGCAATCCAAccctgcaagggggacaagtaccagccaacaggccactTCTTCCAAGAAATTATCCAACAACCCCAATAATGtcttggaagaagaaaggaacCGCTGCTGCACTGCTGGCACTTGTATCAAGTGCAGAAagatgggccacaagtttgcagaatgccgcactggGTGGAAgggtgttaagagttgtgtaaatacagga tattaa